One window from the genome of Chaetodon trifascialis isolate fChaTrf1 chromosome 20, fChaTrf1.hap1, whole genome shotgun sequence encodes:
- the LOC139348892 gene encoding nipped-B-like protein B isoform X3, which produces MNGDMPHVPITTLAGIASLTDLLNQLPLPSPLPATTAKSLLYNGRISEEVSSLLVCRDENLVTQLAQSLNQVSTEHIELKDNLGNDEPEGDMPMLLQTLLSRNPKIFRDKSVMQQPMMQQYKLSQNQVHGSPGSNYQQTTVPQSPSGCFASPQSGSGTRFVPQQNSPIPSPYTPQSPTDYMQYNPPSYSQHQQTQQVAGGVRNIHDNKVSGQLSRNSSHHNVRLSDEDYMNMAHRLGNEDNDPSMRAATFPVKSPQSVCSSAGSEEAAKTSRPPLIMQSPTPEGPQGAAPDLLLTSADRKKKLKERSKDEDDELDKNALYGVVSSPSKESARLTLKLQTSDMDQPGELPPRAHIDSGHETNLMNSNNQLSRIAQDLSHKLGAEEQANCQQVLVRPNTKDSGVVSGLVFDDAEIDTLAEIERIERESASERERWSKEVQDKDKPLKKRKQDSYPQESESSDGLAVQGGNTDSKLTPKKTNAASNGASRPALMVSIDLQQAGRVIGQPVVVLETPQLCDGHLRHIKSKTDGKVDKVVENRPGIIKQHANNPKKSGSDGQPETPKQKQEKRRESKHRHDGKTEGGKGHSEDRRPDTVQQKHDRQSDSRHKEEKNNNSHRSHVNQPKTPKTMSNAERNSKHGEDKVRDKNKDKERDRHRDRDRDRDKNRDRDRDREKDRDRDRDKDKDKDRDRNRDKERERKHKISMENCNRHSLDRHSKPDSPRVKQDGSRRPTDLNGRQRTEIFSLQNTQNKEERRSGDGSISCQARNKQPSFEIKPGEVPSFLLGGKSGSLKNFVIPKLNQEGRDPPRPSKLKESWSQPLVRLERVSLIENLNKGAKPVVVLQKLGIDEVKRIIKESRNAHSSKSRKWSSFDKSEREMSLHEGTNKRKHRMISKTSKYAEEDSTEDEDDDSDNEYARKRCKKDHSKALRHEERRGSGEHRRSGGLHNTHRGSGSRHREWSPDYLCEDSPPPNLSDVARRLKKKEKQKKRKAYDSKLSPEEVMDSSTCKRFTARLDNILESLEDVDLTAADDEEIPEELLLGKHQLSELGSDSAKIKDMGIFNKFPSEKLVKILNILEKNIKDSVKLSTLMNHGNDSMEEERLWRDLIMERVTKSADACLTALNIMTSPHMPKAVYIEDVIERVLQYTKFHLQNTLYPQYDPAYRMDPHGGGMHTSKSKRAKSSTHKQKVVVVLYNKVCDIISNISELLEIQLLTDTTILQVSSMGITPFFVENVSELQLCAITLVTAVFSRYEKHRQLILEEIFTSLARLPTSKRSLRNFRLNSSDSNGEPLYIQMVTALVFQLIQCVVHLPSERDSEDEHVKKVDKDVFITNSYETAMRTAQNFLSVFLKKCGSKQGEEDYRPLFENFVHDLLSAVNRPQWPAAELLLSLLGRLLVHQFSNKQTEMALRVASLDYLGTVASRLRKDAVTSKMDQKAIDRILRETQGSDEIQQLQKALLEYLDENVGTDPALVFARKFYIAQWFRDTTSEAEKAMKSQNGNDEDFKGRHYSPDVDSTAEIMQKSEARKKFLRKAIKASPSHFSSLRSNYDTVDYEDSCLIVRHLASMRPFAQSFDIYLSQILRVLGESAIAVRTKAMKCLSEVVAVDPSILARLDMQRGVHCRLMDNSTSVREAAVELLGRFVLSRPQLIEQYYDMLIERILDTGISVRKRVIKILRDICLEQPDFHKITEMCVKMIRRVNDEEGIKKLVNETFQKLWFTPSPSHDKDAMTRKILNITDVVLACKDSGYDWFEQLLQNLLKSEEQASYKPAKKACVQLVDNLVEHILKYEESLAECEDKGVNSGRLVACITTLYLFSKIRAQLMVKHAMTMQPYLTTKCNTQNDFMVICNVAKILELVVPLMEHPSETFLTTLEEDLMKLIIKYGMTVVQHCVSCLGAVVNKVTHNYKFVWACFNRYYGALAKLKTQHQEDPNSSTLAANKPTLLRSLFTVGALCRHFDFDQEEFKGANKIVIKDKVLELLLYFTTHEDEEVQIKAIIGLGFQFIMHPELMFVQDVKVLYNSILSDESSLVSLKIQVLKNLQTYLQEEDSRMQEADREWKNQSKQEDLKEMGDISSGMSSSIMQIYLKQVLESFFHSQSTVRHFALSVITLTLSQGLIHPVQCVPYLIAMGTDPEPTMKNKADQQLVEIDKKYSGFIHMKAVAGLKMSYQVQRAIDGAKGTAVRGFRHDDSDSALCSHLYTMVRGNRQHRRAFLLSLLNLFDDTSKTEVNMLLFIADNLACFPYQTQEEPLFIMHHVDITLSVSGSNLLQSFKESLRKEPVQRENKMKKKKKKKKKKHHRRKKYSSDDDDDDDDDDDDDDDDDDDDEGSSSQSSSSDEDDEVVHRRKKSVVSDDDSEADDEDAVMDRLPENPNPLLDFASASQGILLLLVLKQHLKNLYGFSDSKIQKYSPTESAKVYDKAVNRKSKVHFNPRQTLDYLKSDIADMDLSYETKRNIVKQYLDFKVLMNHLDRDEEDEEGEASANARNKAITSLLSGSKLGNHNHNNHTAPVESDEEESEDEDNPVRKPRKGMDSADDSGHMNATVEAMDVVAICRPKYKDRPQIARVIQKTKNGYSIHWMTGSYSGPWAVAKKRDGRKKVPWVDTIKESDIIYKKISLTSGHKLTNKVAQTLRALYAAKEGTKS; this is translated from the exons ATGAATGGTGATATGCCTCATGTTCCCATCACTACTCTTGCTGGAATTGCTAGCCTGACAGACC TGTTGAACCAGCTCCCCttgccttctcctctccctgccaCCACTGCTAAGAGCCTGCTCTACAATGGAAGGATCTCCGAAGAGGTCAGCAGCCTGCTGGTGTGTCGGGATGAGAATCTGGTGACTCAGCTGGCACAAAGCCTTAACCAGGTCTCCACTGAACACAT AGAGTTGAAGGACAACTTGGGGAATGATGAACCCGAGGGTGACATGCCAATGCTTCTACAAACTCTGCTGTCCAGGAACCCCAAAATCTTCAGGGACAAAA GTGTAATGCAGCAGCCAATGATGCAACAGTATAAGTTGTCTCAAAATCAGGTGCATGGGAGTCCAGGATCAAACTATCAGCAAACCACTGTCCCTCAAAGCCCCTCTGG ATGCTTTGCATCGCCGCAGTCTGGATCAGGTACCCGGTTTGTACCCCAGCAGAACAGCCCTATACCTAGTCCCTATACCCCTCAGAGTCCTACAGACTACATGCAGTACAATCCACCCAGTTATTCTCAACACCAACAGACTCAGCAAG TTGCAGGTGGTGTGAGAAATATCCATGACAACAAGGTCTCTGGACAGCTATCGCGTAACTCATCTCATCACAATGTGAGACTCTCGGACGAAGACTACATGAACATGGCTCACAGACTGGGAAACGAG GACAATGATCCCTCCATGAGGGCTGCCACGTTTCCAGTGAAATCCCCACAGTCTGTGTGTTCCTCTGCTGGGAGTGAAGAAGCTGCAAAAA CATCCAGGCCCCCCCTTATCATGCAGTCGCCTACACCTGAAGGGCCGCAAGGTGCAGCACCTGACCtgctcctcacctctgctgaccgtaaaaagaagctgaaagaaaGGAGTAAAGATGAAGATGACGAGTTGGATAAAAATGCCTTGTATGGCGTTGTTAGTTCTCCATCAAAAGAGTCTGCCAGGCTGACTTTAAAACTTCAGACTTCAGACATGGATCAACCTGGTGAACTTCCACCGCGGGCACATATCGACTCAGGCCACGAAACTAATTTGATGAATAGTAATAATCAGTTGTCAAGGATTGCCCAGGACTTATCACACAAGTTAGGTGCTGAGGAGCAGGCAAACTGTCAGCAGGTTCTTGTTCGCCCAAACACCAAGGACTCTGGAGTCGTCAGCGGGCTCGTGTTTGATGATGCTGAGATAGACACACTTGCAGAGATTGAGAGAATAGAACGCGAGTCAGCCAGTGAGAGAGAACGATGGTCTAAAGAAGTCCAGGATAAAG ATAAGCCACTGAAGAAACGGAAGCAAGACTCATATCCTCAGGAATCTGAGTCAAGTGACGGGCTTGCTGTACAAGGTGGCAACACTGACAGCAAGTTGACACCCAAGAAGACGAATGCTGCAAGTAACGGTGCCAGTCGGCCTGCTTTGATGGTCAGTATTGATCTGCAGCAAGCTGGCAGAGTGATAGGACAGCCTGTGGTGGTGTTGGAAACGCCGCAGTTGTGTGACGGCCACCTACGGCATATAAAGTCAAAGACTGATGGAAAGGTAGATAAAGTTGTTGAAAACAGACCTGGGATCATCAAACAGCATGCCAACAACCCCAAGAAGTCTGGCTCAGACGGGCAACCAGAAACTCCGAAACAGAAGCAGGAAAAGCGGCGCGaatccaaacacagacacgACGGCAAAACTGAGGGCGGCAAGGGCCACTCAGAGGACAGGCGGCCAGACACAGTACAGCAGAAGCATGACAGGCAATCAGACTCACgccacaaagaggaaaagaacaacaacagtcACCGGTCCCATGTCAACCAACCTAAGACTCCAAAAACCATGAGCAACGCTGAGCGGAACTCCAAACATGGAGAAGACAAAGTCAGGGATAAAAATAAGGATAAGGAAAGAGATAgacacagagatagagacagggacagagataAAAatagagacagggacagagacagagaaaaagatagagacagggacagagataaagataaagataaagatagaGACAGGAACAGAGacaaggaaagggaaaggaaacACAAGATATCAATGGAAAACTGCAATAGACATTCTCTTGACCGGCATAGTAAACCGGACAGTCCTAGAGTGAAGCAAGACGGAAGCAGAAGACCCACTGACCTGAATGGtcgacagaggacagagatcttCAGCCTTCAAAACACCCAAAATAAGGAAGAGAGACGAAGTGGGGATGGCAGCATTAGCTGCCAAGCTAGAAACAAACAGCCGTCTTTTGAGATAAAACCTGGCGAGGTCCCCTCATTCCTGCTGGGCGGCAAGTCAGGAAGTTTGAAGAACTTTGTGATTCCTAAACTGAACCAGGAGGGGAGAGATCCCCCACGTCCAAGCAAATTGAAAGAGAGCTGGAGCCAGCCCCTCGTCAGGCTGGAGAGAGTGTCACTGATAGAGAACTTAAACAAAGGAGCCAAGCCTGTTGTTGTGCTTCAGAAACTCGGTATTGATGAGGTAAAAAGGATCATTAAGGAAAGCAGGAATGCACACAGCTCCAAATCCAGGAAGTGGTCCTCCTTTGACAAATCAGAGAGAG AGATGTCACTTCATGAGGGGACGAACAAGCGAAAGCACAGAATGATCAGCAAGACATCCAAGTACGCTGAGGAGGACTCGACTGAAGACGAAGACGATGACTCCGACAATGAGT ATGCACGGAAAAGATGCAAGAAGGATCACAGCAAGGCGTTGAGACAcgaagagaggagaggctctGGAGAGCACAGGCGAAGCGGGGGTCTTCATAACACTCACCGGGGGTCCGGTAGCCGTCACCGTGAATGGAGCCCTGATTATTTATGTGAGGACTCACCACCACCAAACCTGAGCGATG TTGCCAGGAGAttgaagaaaaaggagaaacagaaaaaaaggaaggcGTACGATTCCAAACTGTCACCAGAGG AAGTTATGGACTCCTCCACATGTAAGAGATTCACAGCCCGTCTGGACAACATTCTTGAGAGCCTTGAGGACGTGGACCTCACTGCAGCAG ATGATGAAGAGATACCTGAAGAACTCTTGCTTGGAAAGCACCAGTTGAGCGAGCTCGGCAGCGATTCTGCTAAGATTAAAGACATGGGCATCTTTAACAAG TTTCCGTCTGAGAAACTGGTGAAAATTCTGAATATCCTGGAGAAGAACATCAAGGACAGCGTCAAACTGTCCACATTAATGAACCAT GGTAATGATTCCATGGAGGAGGAGCGGCTGTGGCGTGACCTGATCATGGAGCGGGTGACTAAGTCTGCTGATGCCTGTCTGACTGCACTCAACATCATGACATCTCCACACATGCCTAAGGCTGTTTATATAGAGGATGTAATTGAGAGGGTGCTGCAATACACCAAATTCCATTTGCAAAACACTTTGTATCCTCAGTATGACCCGGCCTACAGGATGGATCCTCATGGAG GTGGCATGCACACTTCAAAGTCCAAGAGAGCAAAGAGTTCCACCCACAAACAGAAGGTGGTAGTGGTTCTCTACAACAAAGTGTGCGATATCATCAGCAACATCTCAGAGCTCCTGGAGATCCAGCTGCTAACCGACACCACTATTCTCCAG GTGTCCAGCATGGGTATTACACCATTTTTTGTGGAGAATGTCAGTGAGCTGCAATTATGTGCCATCACACTAGTGACTGCA GTGTTTTCTCGTTATGAGAAGCACAGACAGCTCATTCTTGAAGAGATCTTCACCTCCCTGGCCAGACTGCCTACTAGTAAACGCAGCCTCAGGAACTTTAG GCTAAACAGCAGTGATTCGAATGGAGAGCCTTTGTATATCCAGATGGTCACAGCACTGGTTTTTCAGCTCATCCAGTGTGTGGTGCACCTTCCCTCAGAGAGGGACTCAGAGGATGAACATGTTAAGAAG GTGGATAAAGATGTCTTCATCACAAACTCGTATGAAACTGCCATGAGGACAGCTCAGAACTTCctatcagtgtttctcaaaaa ATGTGGCAGtaagcagggagaggaggactaCAGGCCTCTGTTCGAGAACTTTGTTCACGATCTGCTGTCTGCAGTCAACAGGCCTCAGTGGCCTGCAGCTGAACTGCTGCTCAGTTTACTGGGCCGGCTGCTG GTGCACCAGTTCAGTAACAAGCAAACAGAAATGGCGCTCAGGGTGGCATCGCTGGACTACCTCGGCACTGTGGCTTCTCGCCTGCGCAAAGACGCCGTCACTAGCAAAATGGACCAAAAGGCTATCGACCGCATCCTCAGAGAG ACTCAAGGCAGTGATGAAATACAGCAGCTCCAAAAGGCCTTGTTAGAATATCTAGATGAGAACGTTGGGACGGATCCAGCTCTGGTG tttgCCAGGAAGTTTTATATTGCCCAGTGGTTCAGAGACACTACAAGTGAGGCAGAGAAAGCGATGAAGTCTCAAAACGGGAACGACGAGGACTTCAAAGGTCGACATTATTCCCCAGATGTTGACTCAACTGCGGAGATCATGCAGAAGTCCGAGGCACGAAAGAAGTTCCTCCGCAAAGCCATCAAGGCATCACCTTCACATTTCAGTTCTCTGAG GTCAAACTATGACACAGTGGACTACGAGGACTCCTGTCTGATTGTCAGACATTTGGCCTCTATGAGGCCGTTTGCACAGAGCtttgatatttatttatcaCAG ATTCTGAGAGTGCTGGGTGAGAGTGCCATTGCCGTCAGAACTAAAGCCATGAAGTGTCTGTCAGAAGTCGTAGCTGTGGATCCGAGTATTCTGGCACGG ttggaTATGCAGCGTGGCGTTCACTGTCGCCTTATGGACAACTCCACCAGTGTGCGAGAGGCAGCTGTGGAGCTCCTCGGCCGCTTCGTGCTCAGCCGCCCGCAGCTCATTGAGCAGTACTACGACATGCTCATTGAAAGGATATTG GACACGGGTATTAGTGTAAGGAAGAGGGTCATTAAGATCTTGAGGGATATTTGCCTGGAGCAGCCGGACTTCCACAAGATCACTGAGATGTGTGTCAAGATGATCCGAAGGGTGAATGACGAAGAGGGGATCAag AAACTGGTGAATGAGACATTCCAGAAACTGTGGTTCACCCCCTCACCCAGTCATGACAAAGACGCCATGACCCGGAAGATCCTGAACATCACAGACGTG GTGCTAGCATGTAAAGATTCAGGCTATGACTGGTTTGAGCAGCTTCTCCAAAAT CTGCTCAAGTCAGAAGAGCAAGCATCGTACAAACCTGCCAAGAAGGCCTGCGTCCAGCTGGTGGACAATCTGGTAGAACACATTCTGAAATATGAGGAGTCTCTCGCAG AATGTGAGGACAAAGGGGTCAACTCAGGTCGACTGGTTGCATGCATCACCACTCTCTACCTGTTCAGCAAGATCAGAGCACAGTTAATGGTCAAGCATGCCATGACTATGCAGCCCTACCTGACCACAAAGTGCAAT ACTCAGAACGACTTCATGGTGATATGTAACGTGGCTAAGATCCTGGAGCTCGTCGTGCCTCTGATGGAGCATCCAAGCGAGACTTTCCTCACTACCCTAGAAGAAGACCTGATGAAGCTCATCATCAAATATGGCATGACG GTTGTACAACACTGTGTGAGTTGTCTTGGTGCTGTTGTCAACAAGGTCACGCACAACTACAAGTTTGTTTGGGCTTGTTTCAACCGTTACTACG GAGCTCTGGCCAAACTGAAGACACAGCACCAAGAGGACCCCAACAGTTCCACTCTGGCTGCCAACAAACCCACTCTGCTGCGTTCACTGTTTACTGTGGGGGCTCTGTGTCGACACTTTGACTTTGACCAAGAGGAGTTCAAGGGTGCTAACAAG ATTGTCATCAAGGACAAAGTGTTGGAGCTTCTGTTGTACTTCACCACTcatgaagatgaggaggtgCAGATCAAGGCCATCATAGGTCTAG GCTTCCAGTTCATCATGCACCCAGAGCTCATGTTTGTGCAAGATGTGAAGGTACTGTATAACAGCATCCTGTCAGATGAAAGCAGTTTGGTCAGTCTGAAGATCCAGGTGCTAAAAAACCTGCAGACGTACCTCCAAGAGGAGGACTCACGGATGCAGGAGGCAGATCGCGAAT GGAAGAATCAATCCAAGCAGGAGGATCTAAAAGAAATGGGGGACATCTCATCAGGCATGAGCAGCTCCATAATGCAGATCTACCTGAAGCAGGTGCTGGAGTCCTTCTTCCACTCGCAGTCCACAGTTCGGCACTTTGCCCTGAGCGTCATTACACTGACTCTCAGCCAGGGCCTCATCCATCCCGTGCAG TGTGTGCCCTACTTAATTGCCATGGGAACGGACCCCGAGCCAACCATGAAGAACAAGGCCGATCAACAGCTGGTGGAGATTGACAAGAAATATTCAGGCTTCATCCAT ATGAAGGCCGTCGCAGGGTTGAAGATGTCTTACCAGGTACAGCGGGCCATAGATGGAGCCAAAGGCACGGCGGTTCGAGGTTTCCGTCATGATGACTCagactctgctctctgctcgcATCTCTACACGATGGTCCGCGGGAACCGACAGCATAGACGAGCTTTCCTCCTTTCCCTGCTCAACCTGTTCGATGACACCTCT AAAACAGAGGTGAACATGCTGTTGTTCATAGCAGACAACTTGGCCTGCTTCCCCTACCAGACCCAGGAGGAGCCTCTTTTCATCATGCACCATGTAGAtatcactctgtctgtctccggtAGCAACCTGCTCCAGTCTTTCAAGGAG TCTTTACGGAAGGAGCCTGTACAACGGGAAaacaagatgaagaaaaagaagaagaagaagaagaagaagcaccaTCGGAGGAAGAAATAcagctctgatgatgatgatgatgacgatgatgatgatgatgatgatgatgatgatgatgatgatgatgaagggaGCAGCAGCCAatccagcagcagtgatgaggacGACGAGGTGGTCCACAGGCGAAAGAAATCTGTGGTTTCGGACGATGACTCTGAGGCGGACGATGAGGACGCAGTGATGGACCGCCTGCCTGAAAACCCCAACCCTCTGCTGGACTTCGCCAGTGCTTCACAGGgtattctgctgctgctggtgctcaAACAACATCTGAAGAATCTGTATGGCTTCTCAGACAG CAAAATCCAGAAATACTCACCTACAGAGTCCGCCAAGGTGTACGATAAGGCTGTGAACAGGAAGTCTAAGGTGCACTTCAACCCTCGTCAGACACTGGATTACCTGAAGAGTGATATAGCCGACATGGATCTCAGCTACGAGACCAAGAGGAACATTGTGAAGCAGTATTTGGAT TTCAAGGTACTGATGAATCATCTGGATCGTgatgaagaggacgaggagggtGAAGCAAGTGCCAATGCCAGAAACAAAGCCATTACTTCACTGCTGAGTGGCTCAAAACTCGGGAACCACAACCACAATAATCACACTGCGCCAGTGGAGTCcgatgaggaggagagtgaggatgAAGATAACCCTGTG CGGAAACCAAGGAAAGGCATGGACTCCGCAGACGATTCAGGTCACATGAATGCGACAGTGGAGGCCATGGACGTCGTTGCCATCTGCCGTCCCAAGTACAAAGACAGACCGCAGATTGCCAGGGTCATCCAGAAGACCAAAAATGGCTACAGCATACACTGGATGACTGGATCTTACTCTGGGCCCTGGGCTGTGGCAAAGAAACGGGACGGTCGCAAAAAGGTGCCTTGGGTTGACACAATCAAGGAGTCAGACATTATTTACAAGAAAATATCCTTGACAAGTGGACACAAGCTGACGAACAAAGTGGCACAGACGTTACGGGCACTGTATGCCGCCAAGGAGGGGACTAAGAGTTAA